The window CTTCCATTTGAAGAGGGTACTGAGTGTATTAATGGCATCCTGGAGAAGTATCAGAGGTCATTTCCAGCTGGAGCCAGGATCAACCATCAGTGTTTCCAGGgctcttctcccttttcatttGCCCCTGAATGGGCTTGCTTATCTGTCCTTAGGAAGGCCCGGGAATGGATGAGATAGGCATTGACCCTGGTGGGGGCCTCCTCAAATACTTGGAGCAGTATTTGCCAGGAAGTGGTCTCTGGCCCACTCCAGCCCCTAATGTGTACCCTTGCTTCCAGGAGCTAGACATGTCCTCTGGGGACCCCAAGTGGCTGGATGTGATTGAGCGTGACTTGCACCGGCAGTTCCCTTTCCACGAGATGTTTGTGTCCCGGGGGGGCCATGGGTAAGTAGGCTGGGAAGTTGTAGGTTGGCAGGGAACTCTAGGCCCAATCCtttaagggggaagaggaggtaaAATGAGCTTGGGGTATCTTGGGGGCCCAGAAACTGGGTGTCCAAAACTCCACTATTATGTTTCCCCTCTTTGGTTTGAGTCTGATGGTCCTCTTAGTATTTCCTTTTAACCTCCAGAGCAACATTCATCATTTACTCCCCACAGTACTAGAACTTGCCTACTGTGGTCCTCTTTGAAAACAGGTGGGGAGAAAGACAGTTAGCAGAGTTGGATGGGTGGAAAGTGTGCAGGAGGGGAGCAGTGTGGCGGGCAAAGGGACCAAAACAAGTCAATTGGGGCAGTGAGAGACTGTGTAAAGAAGCCCCTACTTCtagccccctcctccccccaaacGCAGAGCATcctgcctggccctgccccctgTTTTCTCTTTAAACCTCTGCCCTCACCTGTTGAATGGGGCCAACCCTGCCTCTGATCACATGAGAATTGGTGTGCTGCTGTGGGACCAACCCCACGGTGACCATGAGCAGGTCACCTTCCCTTTCCAGGGAGGTGCAAATTTTGAGACAGGCCTGGTCTGGTGGAGTACAAGTGAGGGCAGTGAGTGGCAGAGTCACACCTGTCATCCCTCTCCACTTGGTCTCTCCACAGCCAGCAGGACCTGTTCCGTGTGCTGAAGGCCTACACATTGTACCGACCTGAGGAGGGCTACTGTCAGGCCCAAGCACCCATTGCTGCTGTGCTGCTCATGCACATGCCTGCTGAGGTACCACCAGGCCCCTGGGTGGGCAGGCAGGGAGCATCTGACAGCAAGACCTCACCTGTCTCTCTCACCCACAGCAAGCCTTCTGGTGCCTTGTGCAGATCTGTGAGAAGTACCTTCCTGGCTACTACAGCGAGAAACTGGTGAGTGTTTGCCTAGCCAAGGACTTCTACCAGGCTGGATGCTCTCTGGCCCCCTCCAAAGGCCCTTCTCTCCACAGCCACTCCTGTCCCAGGTGAAAATCTTCCCAGCCTTCTGTCACTTTCAGGCTGAAGTCCCAAGGCCTTCCTGGGTCAGggctctgaatctccagcttcgTCGGCTCCACATTCTCCTCCATCTCTGCCTCCGGCCACTCTGGCCACACAGGCAAGATTGCAGTTCCTCCCGCACACCAAGTTCCTTCCTGCCTCAAGGCCTTGGCATGGGCTGTTTCCTTTGCCTGGAACCTCCTTTTCCCCCTCCTCCATCTCCTTACCCTGACAACTCCACCTTTCCCTCCGCTTCAGTCCTCAGGGAGCTTCCCTTGACCTCTGGCAGGGACCCTCCAGCACATGCTTGCCCAGTAGCATTCCTGGTCCTGCCTTGTTCTGGGCACTTAGCCCCATTCTTCCCCTGCCCTAAGTCTCTTTGCTCATGTGATTCATGTGtgcctttctcatttccatggggagcagaggtggtggtggtgctgttGCAGCTAGATCTAGTTTGCTCATCTTAGCATCCCCAGCATCCAGCAAGAGGTGGGTACTCTGCCAGCAGGTAGTAAAGGCCAGAGGCATGAGAAGTCTCTGCTCTGGCTGCAGTGAGCCCACAGTCATGGCCCTGTGGCCTCTTTGTCCCTCCAGGAGGCCATCCAGCTAGACGGGGAGATCCTTTTCTCACTGCTGCAGAAAGTATCTCCTGTGGCCCACAAGCACCTCAGCCGGCAGAAGATTGACCCACTGCTCTACATGACGGAGTGGTTCATGTGTGCCTTTGCCCGCACCCTACCCTGGAGCTCTGTACTGCGTGTCTGGGACATGTTCTTTTGTGAAGgtactgggctgggctgggggaagCACGCCTGTCCTCAGCCCAAGCCACAGTGGGGGGCCTTGGTTTCTGAAGAAACCCTGAGAAGACCCCTTGTgctcatccacccacccatcctgcAGGAGTCAAGATTATCTTCCGGGTAGGGCTGGTGCTGCTGAAGCATGCGCTGGGCTCTCCTGAGAAGCTAAAAGCCTGCCAGGGCCAGTATGAGACGATCGAGCAGCTGCGGAGCCTCAGCCCCAAGATCATGCAGGAGGCCTTCCTGGTTCAGGAGGTGCGGCCCCCACCTTCCCCTTATAACTGGGAGGGAGGATGGATCCTTTGGGGAGC is drawn from Tamandua tetradactyla isolate mTamTet1 chromosome 5, mTamTet1.pri, whole genome shotgun sequence and contains these coding sequences:
- the TBC1D10A gene encoding TBC1 domain family member 10A isoform X5, with amino-acid sequence MAKSRGENGPRAPAAGGSLSGTRESLTPGADSATADELSSLGSDSEANGFAERRIDKFGFIVGAQGAEGALEEVPLEVLRQRESKWLDMLNNWDKWMAKKHKKIRLRCQKGIPPSLRGRAWQYLSGGKVKLQQNPGKFDELDMSSGDPKWLDVIERDLHRQFPFHEMFVSRGGHGQQDLFRVLKAYTLYRPEEGYCQAQAPIAAVLLMHMPAEQAFWCLVQICEKYLPGYYSEKLEAIQLDGEILFSLLQKVSPVAHKHLSRQKIDPLLYMTEWFMCAFARTLPWSSVLRVWDMFFCEGVKIIFRVGLVLLKHALGSPEKLKACQGQYETIEQLRSLSPKIMQEAFLVQEVVELPVTERQIEREHLIQLRRWQETRGPEGAAEAIEGKWAAGQASGPK
- the TBC1D10A gene encoding TBC1 domain family member 10A isoform X4, producing the protein MLNNWDKWMAKKHKKIRLRCQKGIPPSLRGRAWQYLSGGKVKLQQNPGKFDELDMSSGDPKWLDVIERDLHRQFPFHEMFVSRGGHGQQDLFRVLKAYTLYRPEEGYCQAQAPIAAVLLMHMPAEQAFWCLVQICEKYLPGYYSEKLEAIQLDGEILFSLLQKVSPVAHKHLSRQKIDPLLYMTEWFMCAFARTLPWSSVLRVWDMFFCEGVKIIFRVGLVLLKHALGSPEKLKACQGQYETIEQLRSLSPKIMQEAFLVQEVVELPVTERQIEREHLIQLRRWQETRGELQSHSLPRLHGAKAILEAEPGPRPALQPSPSIRLPLDAPLPSSKTKSKPLKQVQKEQQKQSKASGQLDKPPAPSKTEVAAAAGDACPPQDLAHHHSQESLTSQESEDTYL